Below is a window of Halomicrobium mukohataei DSM 12286 DNA.
GCGCAACCGATGGAAAGCCTACCTCGCGCAGCGTCTCGAAAACCGAAATCCGAGGTGAAGCCAGAGGATTGGGACAAGGCAAACAGCTGGAAGATCCCGATTCTCGTCTCTGTCAGCCTGGACGCTGCACTTCGCCCGATCGAGGTCGAGCGAGCACGCACTGGATGGGTCGACATCGAGAACGCGGTACTACGCATTCCGAAGGAGGACTCATCGAAGAACACTGATCACTGGATCGTCGGGCTTCAGGATCGAACTGCAGAGATCCTCGAACGGTGGCTTGAGCAACGCAAGACCGAACCGAAGTACGACGACACGCTCGGAACAATCGAAGACGTACTTACCCATCTCCAGGACGCTGGGTACGACCCGGACCCCGAATAGTCACACGCTTCAATCCCTGATGCCGGCCTCGATGCGGAGTAGTTGACTATCATCCGCGTCGGTCGTTGGACAGCGTCGTGTATGAGTGGATAGGTCTTTTAGTTATAAACTTTAAGTTAATAGGAGGCGTACTACTTTGGTATGAAAAGTAGCTCGAATACATCGGTCAACGATGGATCGAAGATACTATTCGACATCCCGGCTCGAAACTCGGATTTGTTCCGAAGCCAGGCAGCCCACGATGTCCTTTCTTTTTTGTCCCGATACCACTCTGAGGAGTTCACGATCACCGAGCTGACCGACACCGTCGACTATTCACAGCCCACTATCTCGAAAGCCGTCGATATTCTCGCAGCAAATGACCTCGTCAAAGACGAGCGAGACGGCACGAAACGCTCGGTCCATATCAACCGTGGCCGACTATCCCGTCCGGATGACCCATTCCTGGACATCCCGCAAGCAGAGTTCCACGAACCAGTTCGTGCCGCTGTTGCTGAATTGCGAACTCAACTCGACGGTGTCCTCGGGATCGTGTTGTACGGAAGTGTCGCTCGTGGTGAGGCTGACCGACGGAGTGACATTGACCTGTGGGTGCTCGTCGAAGATGACCGGATAGAGCAGCAACGCTTGGCGAATCGTGTCCGGCAAAACTTGGAAGACCGAGAATTCGATACCGGTCGATACGCCTACGAAATCGATATCGAAGCACTCCCTGCCATACCGAATTACACTGAAGAAATTCAGACCATCCTCACCGACGGGCTCGTCCTCTACGACACGGAAAAGTTCGATACCGTTCTGCAAATGATCTTCCACGGTGATCTCGATGAGTAACGGATCCGACCCGACGGCTGTTGCGGACGCGCTTGACGCAGCAATCGACGCGTTCAACGAAGCAGGACACGGCGTCCCGACGCGTGAAACCGCGATCGACACTGACACTGACTGGAAGACACAACTCACGAAATCCTGCCGGCTTCTCGCTGCAACCGACCACCTCGCCGGAAATGGATACTACACCGCAACCATTGAGCTGTGTTTTGGAGCCACGGAACGCTCTGTTGAAGCATACGCGTTAGCTGAAGGTGGCGACGAACTCCGCGACTTCCACGACCACACGCACTGCTACGACCGCGCCGCCACACTCGGACTCCTCACCCGAGACACGATAGCTGATCTCAAAGATCTATACGACACCAACCGCACAGGCAGTTACTACGGCGGCCGCCGTCCCACCGAGCAACAAGCTACGACGATGCGTCGCCTCTCTGAATCACTTCACACTCACGTCACCAACCAAATCCGCGAAGGTGGTGTCTGCATCTGTGATTAGGTTCCATACCACTGTACGATGGATCAGAAAACAATTCTCAACGTGGTTGATTCAGACTAAGAGGATCGACCTTCCGCTCAGTAAGTATAGTTGTGAGGTAGTGTTCAGATAAGCCGCTGCATCTTCTGAGTTGTAGACACCGAAAGCCCTCGGCACGCTCCGGGGTTCTGTGGCGGATATCCTCACACTGTTCGGATAGTGCCGCCGCAGAACCCCGGACCGCACCTCGCCCTTTCATCCGCCAGGATTCGGCTGTTTACCGGTCTAAACCCTGGCGGATGAAAGGGCGAGTACAGTTGCGGGAACCCCGACGATGCAAGCACGCGAAGCGCGCGCAGCGAGTCGCGGGACCGCAACTGCACGAGGGCTTTCGGTGCTTCAGACTGCCTGCACCGATCTCTTATCTGAACACCGCCAGTTGTGAGTAGGCGAAACATATTACTTAGCCATGCTTAATCCGACGCCGGTTAAGTAGACAACTATGGATGAAGCTGACAGAGAGAAAATCGAGGTATACGAGAAACATCGACATAGTGAAAAGACGGAGAAAGAAGTACGAGAGTCGCTCGGTGACGACGTAGTAGAGAGAATGTAGAGGGAAGTGGAAGAATTTGAATCAGCGATGGAACTCGATACGAGTATGTTCATTAGCTGCGACGACAGTAACTAAGGATCAGCACAGAGGAGCACACCATCTATCTGCATGACCGGTTGAGTGGCACTGTCTAGTTCTTGACCTCCTGAGCTGGCGTTCGTCCGCCGAGTGCTTGGTTCGGCCGTTCGTAGTTGCAGTGGTGTCTGAAGCGTCGTAACCATTGTCTGGCGCTCGATTGACTGCCCCGCTAATACGTGTGGAAGCGGTCGATTTGCATGGTGACGGTCTGGAACCACTTTTCGATGTGGTTCCGAGTACGCTAGTCGAGCCGACCGCTCAATTCGTGACGCGCGAGGGCAGTCAGATAGCCACCAGCATCGACGAGAAACTCTGTATTGGCGAGATCGTGTTTCTCGGTGAGGCGGTGCAGAAACGCCGCTACGAGATCAGTGCCACGGCGACTGAACACGTCGATTTCGAGCAGTAGCTTTGAGTCGGTATCGATCGCGGCGTAGAGCTACTGTTTCTCGCCGTCAACCTCGATTTGTTTCTCGTCGACCGCGACCCGCGACGGCGCTGCCGTCGGCGGCTCGCTCTGTGCTTCGGACAGCGTGTGAACCCAATTCCAGACCGCACCGTGAGAGCGGTCGACACCCAACAACTCCAAAATGGCGACCGTCTCCCTGATCGACAGTCCCGCCGTGTGGAGACGCACCCCAAACTGCCGGACAGATGTCGGGGTCCACTCGTTCTCCCAAACGTCTTGACTCTCTTCGTATAACGTTTCTCTGAGCAGGTCTGCGAGTTCCATGAACAGTTCTCGCTACGGCCTGCTCGTCCCTCAATCCCTCAACTAGACAGTGCCCTCTATATCCAACAGTGGAATTGGGACCACAATTTGGTAGCAGAATGTACCGCTGCTGAATAGACAGCGCATATGCAGAACTAATTCGGCTTGATTTGCGACAGAGCGGTTACTCAAAACGACGTGGGCATCTCACACGGATTCACTCACGATGGCCTGGAACGGTTCTTCTACGTTCACTACAACCGGCGTTTTGCGTCCCAAATGTCTCGCTACTCGTGAAAGACGATTCGCTCGATTTTTCGACGAGGAAGGATTTCCACCCGATTGCTCGCTTCGCGGGATAGTCTGACGAATCCGCCCCGGAGCACTTCCACGCGCGTGAACTCACTTCTCTCCCGGTCACCTGCAAACGTCACCGTCGCCTCCTCGGCTGTGTGTGAGTCTGTCATTCGTTCAATCCTCTACGATGAGGGGACAGTTTCCAGCTATTTAGTATTCATCAGTGGTTGTGTGAAACCACTGATTTCAGATGCTGCATTCACCCTCTATATTCAGTACGCGGTTTCTGACACCATTACGGTAGCTCCCGTTGATTTCGAGCTACTAGTAGTTCTCAGGTGTTTTGACCACACAGCCGGACAGGGACTCCACAGGAAACGGCGTTCATCAGCGTGGTTTTTCCTTCTCGGCGACGAGGATCTTGCCAACTGTGTCATCACTCAGTCAATCAGAATCTTCATTTCCGTTCGGCGTCAACGCTGTCAACGAGGATGTCGCATCAGGTACGACTCGAAGACGACGTGTACGAGCGTATCAAGGCGAGCAAACGCGACGACGAGTCGTTCAGTGATGCGGTGGAACGGCTCATCGGTGGCCACTCGCTCCGAGACCTGCGTGATGTCTTCGACGACGAGCAGGTCAGTGAGATGCGTGATGCAATCGATGCTGCCGATAGAGAGGACTGCGAAGAGGTTCGAGAGGTTGCGGAGCGCTTCGAATGATCGTTGATACGAGCTTCGTCCTAGATGTTATCGGCAATGTCGAGGCCGCCGTAACGAAAGAACGGGAACTCGAAGCAGAGAGCGTCCCGTTAGTAATCCCGTCAATGACGGTCTTAGAACTCTACATCGGTGTCGGGAAGGTAGCGAACACTCGCCAAGAGCGTCAAGCGGTGGAAGCTGTACTCGATTCTTACCCGGTCATAGATATGACCCCGAGCATCTCCCGTCGCGCGGGGCGACTTCTCGGCGAGCGCATGGCGGAGACAAACGAGGACGAAGGACCTGGAATCGGGAAGGGAGACGCCACAATCGCAGCGACGGCTCTGGAGCGTGACGAACCGATTCTCACTGGCGACAGCCACTTCGAGAACATCCCGGGTATCACCGTCGAAACGTACCGGTGACATCGGTCCGCTAAGCGGAGTGTCTGTCTCGATATGTTGGACCAGAAATCGTCGCGATTTACCCCAGGTTAGTCCGAATATTCAGCACTATAGCGCCCGTTTCCGAAACGGGTTAATAAACAACCGCGGTCAACCGAGATAACTTGGATCGGAATTCAGCCGGACTGAACGACTCATATATAAACTCCTTCGAACCCTGATGCTTGCCGCACTTTGACCCCTCGCGGGCAAGGACCAGGGTTCGAATCCCTGACGGAGCATTACTTTCCCTTCGTCGTCGTGTGGTTATGAGTGGGTATAGTAGTCCTTAACCACCGGACACACAGGGCAACTCGCTTCTGGTGAAATTGAGGTCCTGCTGCAGTCCTGCGATTCACCTCTTGGAAGTTGAAATGTGCGCCCGAAACACTAACGACCGGCATCATCCGGGGCAGTGCGCCCTGTCGACCGGCAAACCCTCGTGTCGGGCGGGTTGCGCGTAGCGCAACCGAGTGGTGAAGTGGTGCGTACCACTGAACCGGAAGGCGTGCAATGCCTCCATGTAGTGAGACGGCGTCAGCCGTCGAGTCGACTGTCGCGTGCCCGGGTTCGCCGCGCTGTCATCGTCCCGAAAGACGGGCCTCGGGCGGGGACAAAAGGCACGCAGTCGGTGCTAGTCCGTCGGAGGGGTAAGGGATTGCGGTCCGGCCGCGACCACTGCGGGGGATTCGTCCGGTTCGCTGTCGGTGCTGACCGGCGACCGTCGCCACGGGATAGACGATCCCGGTACACTGCTACGCTAATCAGTATCAGACGGTGTACTCCGACTCGGCGAGCTGGACGTAGCCGCCGTCGCGGTACTGGTACTTGCGCCACTTGTAGCCGGCGACGGTCTTGAGCCCCAGCGTGCCGGCAGCCAGGGCCTGTCGCCACAGAGACCCGTCGACGGTCTGCATCGCATTGACGGTGGCGAACACGCGGTCCCAGGTCGTCGGATCGTATCCCTCGACCAGGTCGGCGAAGGCGACGTTGCGGAGGATCTCGGATTCGAGTGCGTCCTTCCAGGCGTCGTTGTAGCGGTCGAGCGCGTCCGTCGCGGCCAACTCACCGGCGATAGAGCCCGTTCGGACGGCGACGTGGTCTCCGCCCTCGTGGAAGGCGGAGGTCGCGCCCATCGCACCGCCGACGACGGCGACGTTCGCGTCGGTCGGCGAGTCGATCGGCCGGGTCGAAGAGATCGGGTACGTCTCCGTGCCGTCGGTCTTGCCCCGGTCCTCGACCAGGGGGAACTCGTCGAGGTCGTAGTCGGGAAACTCCCGTTCGAGCAGGCGCTCGACGTAGGTGCGACCCTGTGGGATCTTGTCGTCGTCCTCCCGGAGCAGGGCCCACTCGCTGGCGTCGTAGTCGTCGATGTCCAGCCCGATCGGCATCGTGAGGCCGATCCGAGCCACGTTGTCGTCGTTCGGGAAGATCCACGGGTAGGCGGTGTGGCCGGGCATCACGCCCCACCAGAACTGGATCCGGTCCTCGGGGAACAGTTCCTCGGGCATCCGGCGGTGCTCCTGGTAGGCGATGTGGTTGGCCTCCGTCGATGGGAGCCGCTCGGAGAGTGACTCGTTCGCCGGGAGGAACTGATCGAGGACGCGGCCGGTGACCGTCCGCTGGGGACCGTCCGCGAGGACGAGCGCGTCGGCGACGATCGACTCGCCGTCCGAGAGCTTCAGCGTGTGCTCGACGCCGCCCGAGAGGTCGGTCTCGACGGCGGTGACGCTCGTGCCGACGCGGTACCGAGCGCCCGCCGTTTCGGCGCGGTCGCGCAGCCAGTCGTCGAAGCGAGCCCGCTGGAAGGTGAAACCGAATCCGGGATACGCGGAGTCGATCCCCGTCTCTTCGATCAGGACCGACTCGGTGGGCCCGATGAACTCCGCGCCGTCCAGTTCCGCGAGCTTCACCGAGTCGGGGAACTCGTCGGGACCGAAGCCGGCGAGTTCGGTCCAGTAATCCAGAAAGCCGGCGGCGTCCGTCGAGTCGGGCCCCAGTCCGTCTCGGTCGGCTCTCGGGACCCCCTTCTCGACCACGACGGCCTCGGCACCCTGTTCGGCGGCTGCCCGACCGGCAGACGTACCGGCGGGCCCGCCGCCGACGATCGCGACATCTACGCGCTCCATACGCCACCCCTGTTCGGAGGGGGCTTAAATTCCTTGTTCGCCGCCCATCGCGCGACGGCCCGACGGTCAGGTGACAGATTGCGACTCCGATCCCAGATCGTCGCTGACCGCCGCGAGGATCGCTTGCCGCCAGTGACCGTCGAACTGTTCGAGACGGTCGTCGAGCGTGGCTCGCGTGGCCTCGAGTTCGGCGATCAGGTCGCGATACTCGTCGCTGTCGCGGAGCGCGTCTCGACTGGTCCGAAGTTCGAGCGTCGCCTTCCGCGCGGTCAGGGAGAAGTACTCCCGGAGCAACCGTCGGCAGGCACCCCGCGAGAGCATCGTCTCGACCACGTCGAGCACCGTCTCGCGCGACACCGGCTTGGTCAGGTAGTCGTCGACGGTCAACTCCCGAACGTCGAAGTCCGGCTCTACGCCAGAGATCATGACGACGAAACAGTCGTCCGGTCGCTCGGCCAGTCGCTGTGCCACCTCCGCGCCGTTCATGTGGGGCATCTCTCTGTCGAGGAGCATCACGTCGGCGTCCCCCACCTTCTCCAGTGCCACCCTCCCATCGGTGGCGGTCAGCACCTCGTACTCGTCTTCGAGCCAGATCGAGTGGAGATCCCGGCAGGCGGGATCGTCGTCGACGACGAGTACGGTGTCCCAGTCACCACACATTACACTGACCGTGGAACCACACCATCATTAAATGTGGCATCGAGAAGCGGTTCGCGATCCGTCGATGTCGGCGCTCGATCCGTCGCTGCAGATATTTCTCCGTGAATAGATCGAAACGAACGGTACAGCGAGGGGCGTCCACCGCCGGTCTCCGTGACAGTACTGTTTTGAGCCACTGGCTGGAACGACCACTATGTCCCCGGCCCAAACCGAGGTGGCAGCGCGTGAGTAAGATCGCCATCCTGCGGCAGAAAGCACACGGCCTGCCGGTCGAATCGTACGCCGACGCGGTCCGCGAGCGACTGCCCGAGGCGACAGTTACGGTCGCCCGGACGCCCGAGCAAGAGCGAGCGGCCGTCGAGACGGCGACGGTGATCTCGGCCGGGCCGTTCGACGACGAACTGCTCGGTCACGCGAACGAGATCCAGCTGTTCGCCAGCATCTACGCCGGCTACGACCACCTGCCCCTCGACGAGTTCGCCGAGCGAGAGATCGCGTTGACGACGGCCTCGGGCGTCCACGGCCCGAACATCGCCGAGCACGTGATCGGCGCGTTTCTCGCCTTCACGCGGCGCTTCTTCGAAGCGCGTCGCCGCCAGCGAGAGCGACAGTGGCGCGCCCTCCGGTCGAGCGAACTCGCCGGTTCGACGGTGGCGGTCGTCGGACTCGGCGCTATCGGCCAGGCCATCGTCGACCGACTCGCGGGGTTCGACGTCGACACCGTCGGCGTCCGCTACAGCCCGGAGAAAGGCGGACCGACCGACGAAGTGTACGGCTTCGACGAGATCCACGAAGCTGTCACCGACGCCGAGTACGTCGCCGTCGCGTGCCCGCTGACCGACGCGACCGAGGAGCTGTTCGACGAGCAACTGTTCCGCACGATGCACCCCGAGGCGATCTTCGTCAACGTCGCCCGCGGCGGCGTCGTCGACACCGACGCGCTCACGTCGGCGATCCAGAGCAACTACATCGGCGCGGCACAGCTAGACGTGACCGACCCGGAGCCGCTGCCCGAGGACCACCCGCTGTGGGGCTTCGACAACGTCTTCGTGACGCCCCACGCCTCCGGCCACACGCCCGCGTACTACGAGCGCACGGCCGACATCCTCGCCGAGAACGTCAGGCGCGCCGAGGAGACCGGCGAGTGGGACGGACTGGTGAATCAGGTCAACCTCGGCTGACCGGTCACGCTGTCGTCGAACTTTTAAACGATTAGTATGGAGTGAGGGTTACCAGAGAGCGTCGGGTATTCTATTCAACTGAACACTCTCTCGGAACCGATGCGAGAGGTATTTGCCCAAGAGAGCGGGATATCTGCCAATGGAAGAAACGTTCGCAGACAGGACCCTCGCTGACCACCGACGTGTTTTCGAGAAGATATGGTGGCAAAACCCTGAACGACAGAACGCAACCTCCTCGTCTTGGTGGTTCTTTCTCCTGTTTCCGGATGGTGAGGAGGGATACGGTCCAAGACAACTCATGTTCTCGGTTGCTGCCTGTGTGGGGGACGAGTGTCGTGTCAACGACCTTCCGGCAACAGCGATGGACTCAGATCGTCCCGTCGCCGACGGTGTGGACAGATTCAATGCGACAACAGTGGGATGGACCGGAGACGACGAAGTGGTTCATGACCATGTCGTCAGGCAATCAGCTGAAGCGGTTCTCTCTCGTCCGAACCAGCGTATCGAGGCATGGACAGAACTCGAGGACGGCACCAGACGCGGGAGCGAGATAGCTTCACTTTCGGACCGCTCTCTCGGACTGAAAGCTCACGTCATCGGGGATGACGCCGAGGCAGAGTTCGAGGCGTGGGGTGACCTCGACTCGAAGATGACATCTCCACACCATGCATTAGACATCGACACACCGCTGGGTGGCGCCGAGGTCGTTGCCTGGCGCCAGATGGAATTCGAAGGAGAGTTCGATCTGCCTGACGGACCCGAAACGCTGTCCGGGTCCTGTTACTTCCAGCGCGTGTGTTTTGACATGCCGCTGGTCCCCTGGAAGTGGATATGGGGGATCTTTCCAGACGGAACCTCGTTTTCGGTGTTGGTTCCATTTATCGGGCCACAGCTGTTCCGGCGAGGCTACAAATTCTTCTCCTCGAACAGGCTGGAACGGCTAACAATTCCTCTCAGGCAGTCCGGGTTCTGGAATTGGGGCTCGAAAGATGGGCATGTCGAGTTCGACAGGATTAGTGTCGAGCCACTGCTGGGTACTGGCGAACAGCCTGATTTCGATGTTCGCGTCGAGAACGAGGAGGGCGATTACGTGCGGTTTATTGCCCGAACTTATGGCCGTGCGCGAAACTGGCTCGACCGTGCGAGATTCGGTGGACGAGTTGCGTCTCATTGGAGTTACAACGAGTTCATGTTCCGAGTGACTGGACTAGCGGGTAGTGTGGGCGGCACGGTGATTGATGACGAATCGATGGGCGCCGGGTTCGGAACGTTAGAATACAGTACCGGACTGGGGCTGTGAGCTACGTGAAACAGAGCGGGCTCATAGCCCTCACAACACCCGTGCCTGAATTGCCAGTTCGGGTCGGTCAATACGCATTTCTACGGACAGTCGTTCCGTCCCGGAACACAGTGGACAACCACCGAAGACCATCAGCGAATGCAGTCATTCCCCAGCCATCGTCGCCTGGTAGCCGGCGATTCCTTCGACGACGAAGTACCACAGTACTGCGACCCCGGCCGCGACGAAGAGCATGGTTTTGAGAGCAAGTGGGCCGAC
It encodes the following:
- a CDS encoding site-specific integrase → MKPEDWDKANSWKIPILVSVSLDAALRPIEVERARTGWVDIENAVLRIPKEDSSKNTDHWIVGLQDRTAEILERWLEQRKTEPKYDDTLGTIEDVLTHLQDAGYDPDPE
- a CDS encoding nucleotidyltransferase domain-containing protein → MKSSSNTSVNDGSKILFDIPARNSDLFRSQAAHDVLSFLSRYHSEEFTITELTDTVDYSQPTISKAVDILAANDLVKDERDGTKRSVHINRGRLSRPDDPFLDIPQAEFHEPVRAAVAELRTQLDGVLGIVLYGSVARGEADRRSDIDLWVLVEDDRIEQQRLANRVRQNLEDREFDTGRYAYEIDIEALPAIPNYTEEIQTILTDGLVLYDTEKFDTVLQMIFHGDLDE
- a CDS encoding antitoxin VapB family protein, whose amino-acid sequence is MSHQVRLEDDVYERIKASKRDDESFSDAVERLIGGHSLRDLRDVFDDEQVSEMRDAIDAADREDCEEVREVAERFE
- a CDS encoding PIN domain-containing protein, with product MIVDTSFVLDVIGNVEAAVTKERELEAESVPLVIPSMTVLELYIGVGKVANTRQERQAVEAVLDSYPVIDMTPSISRRAGRLLGERMAETNEDEGPGIGKGDATIAATALERDEPILTGDSHFENIPGITVETYR
- a CDS encoding NAD(P)/FAD-dependent oxidoreductase — translated: MERVDVAIVGGGPAGTSAGRAAAEQGAEAVVVEKGVPRADRDGLGPDSTDAAGFLDYWTELAGFGPDEFPDSVKLAELDGAEFIGPTESVLIEETGIDSAYPGFGFTFQRARFDDWLRDRAETAGARYRVGTSVTAVETDLSGGVEHTLKLSDGESIVADALVLADGPQRTVTGRVLDQFLPANESLSERLPSTEANHIAYQEHRRMPEELFPEDRIQFWWGVMPGHTAYPWIFPNDDNVARIGLTMPIGLDIDDYDASEWALLREDDDKIPQGRTYVERLLEREFPDYDLDEFPLVEDRGKTDGTETYPISSTRPIDSPTDANVAVVGGAMGATSAFHEGGDHVAVRTGSIAGELAATDALDRYNDAWKDALESEILRNVAFADLVEGYDPTTWDRVFATVNAMQTVDGSLWRQALAAGTLGLKTVAGYKWRKYQYRDGGYVQLAESEYTV
- a CDS encoding response regulator; its protein translation is MCGDWDTVLVVDDDPACRDLHSIWLEDEYEVLTATDGRVALEKVGDADVMLLDREMPHMNGAEVAQRLAERPDDCFVVMISGVEPDFDVRELTVDDYLTKPVSRETVLDVVETMLSRGACRRLLREYFSLTARKATLELRTSRDALRDSDEYRDLIAELEATRATLDDRLEQFDGHWRQAILAAVSDDLGSESQSVT
- a CDS encoding D-2-hydroxyacid dehydrogenase, with product MSKIAILRQKAHGLPVESYADAVRERLPEATVTVARTPEQERAAVETATVISAGPFDDELLGHANEIQLFASIYAGYDHLPLDEFAEREIALTTASGVHGPNIAEHVIGAFLAFTRRFFEARRRQRERQWRALRSSELAGSTVAVVGLGAIGQAIVDRLAGFDVDTVGVRYSPEKGGPTDEVYGFDEIHEAVTDAEYVAVACPLTDATEELFDEQLFRTMHPEAIFVNVARGGVVDTDALTSAIQSNYIGAAQLDVTDPEPLPEDHPLWGFDNVFVTPHASGHTPAYYERTADILAENVRRAEETGEWDGLVNQVNLG